One Mycobacterium kubicae genomic window carries:
- a CDS encoding nuclear transport factor 2 family protein codes for MIEQKLDVRDIADRYFAAWRTRDPDAIASLHTEDTRFWMHAGTQPVVGRTAARAAFAEIFARFPDFAFEIYRVRYGTDHWVLDWALISGGRRFDCRDLVDLSPDGLVVRKDSFVDAGQIPAAAGGAGR; via the coding sequence GTGATCGAACAGAAGCTTGACGTGCGCGATATCGCGGATCGCTACTTCGCCGCCTGGAGGACACGAGATCCGGACGCCATCGCGTCTCTGCACACCGAGGACACCCGATTCTGGATGCATGCGGGCACTCAACCCGTCGTCGGGCGAACTGCTGCCCGGGCCGCGTTCGCCGAGATCTTCGCCCGCTTCCCCGATTTCGCCTTCGAGATCTATCGAGTGCGGTACGGCACGGACCATTGGGTGCTGGACTGGGCACTGATTTCGGGTGGCCGCCGTTTCGACTGCCGTGACCTCGTGGACTTGTCCCCGGACGGCCTCGTGGTCCGGAAAGACAGCTTCGTTGACGCGGGCCAAATTCCGGCCGCCGCGGGGGGAGCTGGTCGATGA
- a CDS encoding acyl-CoA dehydrogenase family protein, with translation MAINLELPRKLQAVMTKTHQGAAELMRPIARKYDLKEHAYPVELDTLFNLFEGASQSFSFAGADALRGPDSKEDNHNGANMAALLQTLEASWGDVAMMLSIPYQGLGNAAISAVATDEQLQRLGKVWAAMAITEPGFGSDSAAVSTTATLDGDEYVINGEKIYVTAGSRATHIVVWATLDKSKGRAAIKSFIVPREHPGVTVERLERKLGIKGSDTAAIRFDNVRIPKDNLLGNPEIEVGKGFSGVMETFDNTRPIVAAMAVGVGRAALEEIRRILTEAGVEIDYDKPSHVQTAAAAEFLRMEADWEASYLLSLRAAWQADNNIPNSKEASMSKAKAGRMASDVTCKTVELAGTTGYSEQSMLEKWARDSKILDIFEGTQQIQQLVVARRLLGLSSSELK, from the coding sequence ATGGCAATCAATCTGGAGCTCCCCCGCAAATTGCAGGCGGTCATGACCAAGACCCACCAGGGTGCCGCCGAACTGATGCGGCCGATCGCCCGCAAGTACGACCTGAAAGAGCACGCCTACCCGGTGGAGCTGGACACCCTCTTCAATCTCTTCGAGGGCGCGTCGCAGTCGTTCAGCTTCGCCGGAGCCGACGCGCTGCGCGGTCCCGACAGCAAAGAGGACAACCACAACGGCGCCAACATGGCCGCGTTGCTGCAGACGTTGGAAGCCAGCTGGGGCGACGTCGCGATGATGCTGTCCATCCCCTACCAAGGCCTGGGCAACGCCGCCATCTCCGCGGTCGCCACTGACGAGCAGCTGCAACGTCTGGGCAAGGTGTGGGCCGCGATGGCCATCACCGAACCGGGATTCGGATCCGACTCGGCGGCCGTGTCGACGACAGCCACCCTGGACGGGGACGAATACGTCATCAACGGGGAGAAGATCTACGTCACCGCGGGCTCGCGCGCCACCCACATCGTGGTGTGGGCCACGCTGGACAAGTCGAAGGGCCGTGCGGCAATCAAGTCGTTCATCGTGCCGCGCGAGCATCCGGGCGTCACGGTGGAACGACTCGAGCGCAAGCTGGGCATCAAAGGCTCTGACACCGCGGCCATTCGGTTCGACAACGTCCGCATCCCCAAGGACAACTTGCTGGGCAACCCGGAAATCGAAGTCGGCAAGGGTTTTTCGGGAGTCATGGAAACCTTCGACAACACCCGGCCCATCGTCGCCGCCATGGCCGTTGGGGTGGGCAGGGCGGCCTTGGAGGAGATCCGCCGGATTCTCACCGAAGCCGGCGTGGAGATCGACTACGACAAGCCGAGCCACGTCCAGACCGCCGCCGCGGCCGAGTTCCTGCGCATGGAGGCCGACTGGGAGGCAAGCTACCTATTGTCCTTGCGGGCGGCCTGGCAGGCCGACAACAACATTCCCAACTCCAAAGAAGCCTCGATGAGTAAGGCCAAGGCCGGCCGCATGGCCAGCGATGTGACCTGCAAGACGGTCGAATTAGCCGGTACGACGGGGTATTCGGAGCAATCGATGCTGGAGAAGTGGGCGCGCGATTCCAAGATCTTGGACATCTTCGAGGGCACCCAGCAGATCCAGCAACTGGTGGTCGCCCGCCGATTGCTGGGCTTGTCCTCCTCGGAACTCAAGTAG
- the alsS gene encoding acetolactate synthase AlsS has product MAGDAVRSAQRVVETLSAYGIRYVFGVPGAKIDAVFDALLDSDIELVVCRHEQNAAFMAAAVGRLTGTPGAALVTSGPGTTNLATGLVTATTEQDPMIAICGAVARADRLKRTHQSMEAVAALKPFTKFTGEVTDPDNVPEAVANAIRAATTVPRGAAAVVLPADVSSALTTAAIVRPTPVARLGPAPSTSIEQAAEMIRGATSPVLFVGIRAGDPKPCAALRDLLAATDLPVVETFQAAGVVSRELEDHFVGRVGLFRNQPGDILIGQADVLVTVGFDPVEYDPRLWNDDPNRTVIHVDEVPADLDNHYQPSLELRGDIAATLAELTRLLTGLRLCDAASTAVAQQREELRRIDDEARSHAVGKGALNPAAIVLKVRELIDDDATVACDVGSHYIYTARHFRVYQPRRLLFSDGQQTLGVALPWAIAAALVRPGSQVVSISGDGGFLFSAQELETATRLGVSLTHIILRDNAYDMVAFQEVLKYGRKSGVTLGDYDIAQYAGAFGANGIRVDTMDELTDALNRSLTGPGVTVIDVPVDYSRNAELFQELHDGVVD; this is encoded by the coding sequence ATGGCTGGCGATGCGGTCCGGTCGGCGCAGCGAGTGGTGGAGACCCTCAGCGCCTACGGAATCCGGTATGTATTCGGCGTGCCCGGCGCCAAGATCGACGCGGTGTTCGACGCCCTGCTGGACAGCGACATCGAACTGGTGGTGTGTCGCCACGAACAGAACGCCGCGTTCATGGCGGCCGCGGTGGGTCGACTCACCGGAACCCCGGGAGCCGCGCTGGTCACCTCGGGCCCGGGTACCACCAATCTGGCGACCGGCCTGGTGACCGCAACCACCGAGCAGGATCCGATGATCGCGATCTGCGGTGCCGTGGCTCGTGCTGACCGGCTCAAGCGTACGCATCAGTCGATGGAAGCTGTTGCGGCGCTCAAGCCGTTCACCAAGTTCACCGGTGAGGTCACCGATCCGGACAACGTGCCGGAAGCCGTCGCCAACGCGATCCGCGCCGCGACGACCGTGCCGCGCGGGGCAGCGGCGGTCGTGTTGCCCGCCGACGTGTCCAGCGCACTGACGACCGCGGCGATCGTCCGGCCCACACCGGTGGCCCGACTCGGCCCCGCGCCCTCGACGTCCATCGAGCAGGCGGCCGAAATGATCCGTGGCGCAACCAGTCCCGTGCTGTTCGTCGGGATCCGGGCCGGCGATCCGAAGCCGTGTGCGGCATTGCGGGATCTGCTCGCCGCCACGGACCTGCCCGTGGTGGAAACCTTCCAGGCAGCAGGTGTGGTGTCACGTGAGCTCGAAGACCATTTCGTGGGACGCGTCGGCCTCTTCCGAAACCAACCCGGAGACATACTCATTGGGCAAGCGGACGTGCTGGTGACGGTCGGCTTCGATCCGGTCGAGTATGACCCGCGGCTATGGAACGACGATCCGAACCGGACTGTCATCCATGTCGACGAGGTACCGGCCGATTTGGACAACCATTACCAGCCCAGTCTGGAACTGCGCGGCGACATCGCCGCGACCTTGGCTGAACTCACTCGACTGCTCACCGGTCTACGGCTCTGTGACGCGGCGAGCACCGCTGTCGCCCAACAGCGCGAGGAGCTACGCCGAATCGACGACGAGGCAAGAAGCCACGCCGTAGGTAAGGGGGCGCTGAACCCGGCGGCCATCGTCCTGAAGGTGCGTGAGCTCATCGACGACGATGCCACCGTCGCCTGTGATGTGGGGTCGCACTACATCTACACGGCGCGGCACTTCCGGGTCTACCAGCCGCGGCGGTTGCTGTTCTCCGATGGGCAACAGACGCTCGGAGTTGCGTTGCCGTGGGCCATCGCGGCGGCGCTGGTGCGCCCGGGCAGCCAAGTGGTGTCGATCTCCGGTGACGGCGGATTCCTGTTCAGCGCACAGGAATTGGAGACCGCTACCCGGCTGGGAGTGAGCCTGACCCATATCATTCTGCGCGACAACGCCTACGACATGGTGGCGTTCCAAGAGGTGCTCAAGTATGGCCGCAAATCCGGTGTGACGCTGGGCGATTACGACATTGCGCAATATGCCGGCGCGTTCGGCGCCAACGGGATTCGAGTCGACACCATGGACGAGTTGACCGACGCGCTCAACCGTTCGCTGACCGGACCCGGCGTCACCGTCATCGACGTCCCGGTCGACTACAGCCGAAACGCCGAACTGTTCCAGGAACTGCACGACGGAGTGGTCGACTGA
- a CDS encoding acyl-CoA dehydrogenase family protein, with translation MTNTIPAKTDSPTRKKRRGRSNGVGLEPHKRTGVDLAIAFLTPIMGQEFLDKYNLRGPLNRGLRFGTKTLFSTTVKAARQFQRVQNLRGAPTRLKASGKDYFDLTPDDDQKMIVETVNEFAAEILRPAAPDADAATTYPPDLIAKAAELGITAINIPEDFDGIAEHRSTVTNVLVAEALAYGDMGLALPILAPGGVAAALTHWGSADQQATYLKEFAGENVPQACVAIAEPHPLFDPTRLKTTAVRTPSGYRLDGVKSLVPAAADAELFIVGAQLNGKPALFIVEAGTKGLTVKPDPSMGIRAAALGQIELSGVSVPLTARLGEDEASDEDYSDALALARLGWAALAVGTSHAVLDYVVPYVKEREAFGEPIARRQAVAFMCANIAIELDGLRLITWRGASRAEQGLPFAREAALAKRLGTDKGMQIGLDGVQLLGGHGFTKEHPVERWYRDLRVIGVAEGVVVI, from the coding sequence ATGACCAACACAATTCCCGCCAAGACCGACTCGCCCACGCGCAAGAAACGCCGTGGCCGTAGCAACGGCGTCGGGCTAGAACCCCACAAACGCACGGGCGTCGACCTCGCGATCGCATTCCTCACCCCGATCATGGGTCAAGAGTTCCTGGACAAGTACAACCTGCGAGGTCCGCTCAACCGAGGCCTGCGCTTCGGCACCAAGACCTTGTTCTCCACGACGGTCAAAGCGGCGCGGCAATTCCAACGGGTGCAGAACCTGCGCGGTGCCCCCACCCGGCTCAAAGCCAGCGGCAAGGACTACTTCGACCTCACCCCCGACGACGACCAGAAGATGATCGTCGAGACGGTCAATGAATTCGCAGCGGAAATCTTGCGGCCGGCAGCACCCGACGCGGACGCAGCGACGACCTATCCCCCGGACCTGATCGCCAAAGCCGCCGAACTCGGCATCACCGCCATCAACATCCCCGAGGACTTCGACGGCATCGCCGAACACCGGTCCACCGTGACCAACGTGCTGGTGGCCGAGGCGCTCGCCTATGGCGACATGGGACTGGCGTTGCCGATCCTGGCTCCCGGCGGAGTCGCCGCTGCGCTGACCCACTGGGGCAGCGCTGACCAGCAGGCCACCTATCTCAAGGAGTTCGCCGGGGAGAACGTGCCGCAGGCGTGCGTGGCGATCGCCGAACCCCACCCGTTGTTCGACCCCACCCGCCTGAAGACCACTGCCGTGCGCACCCCGTCGGGTTATCGGCTGGACGGCGTCAAGTCGCTGGTGCCGGCCGCCGCGGACGCCGAGTTGTTCATCGTCGGCGCTCAGCTCAACGGGAAGCCGGCCCTGTTTATCGTCGAAGCCGGCACCAAGGGCCTGACCGTCAAGCCCGACCCCAGCATGGGTATTCGCGCGGCCGCCCTGGGCCAGATCGAATTGTCCGGAGTCTCGGTACCCCTCACCGCCCGACTGGGTGAAGACGAGGCCTCCGACGAGGACTACTCCGACGCGCTGGCCCTGGCTCGGCTGGGTTGGGCGGCACTGGCCGTCGGCACTTCGCATGCGGTCCTCGACTACGTCGTCCCTTACGTGAAAGAGCGAGAAGCGTTCGGCGAGCCGATCGCCCGTCGGCAAGCCGTGGCCTTCATGTGCGCCAACATCGCGATCGAGCTCGACGGGCTGCGGCTGATCACTTGGCGCGGCGCATCACGCGCCGAACAGGGCCTGCCGTTCGCGCGAGAAGCGGCACTGGCCAAGCGCCTTGGCACCGACAAGGGCATGCAGATCGGCCTGGACGGCGTGCAGTTGCTCGGCGGCCACGGCTTCACCAAGGAACACCCGGTCGAGCGCTGGTACCGCGATTTGCGAGTCATCGGCGTGGCCGAGGGCGTCGTCGTCATCTGA
- a CDS encoding DUF3237 domain-containing protein yields the protein MTALTAVQQLPSVDALPAEHLFDMHVDLQPAQIIATAVGLRMTFITTGGTIDGPRLAGEILPGGGDWLLVGSDGTGRVDVRATIRTRDDALIHCETRGIIKVPAGALDRLAAGETVSFTESYIRTTPTFETADERYAWLSGLVTLGYNILSPNHIDYRIYRVL from the coding sequence ATGACGGCGCTCACGGCGGTGCAACAGCTGCCCTCGGTCGACGCGCTGCCTGCCGAGCACCTGTTCGACATGCATGTGGACCTGCAGCCGGCGCAGATCATCGCCACCGCGGTGGGCTTGCGCATGACGTTCATCACGACTGGCGGCACCATCGACGGGCCTAGGCTGGCAGGCGAGATCCTGCCCGGTGGCGGTGACTGGCTGCTCGTAGGAAGCGACGGCACGGGACGCGTGGACGTGCGTGCGACGATTCGTACCCGCGACGATGCGCTCATCCACTGTGAGACGCGCGGCATCATCAAGGTTCCGGCCGGCGCCCTGGACCGGCTCGCGGCCGGCGAGACGGTGTCCTTCACGGAGTCCTACATTCGTACGACTCCGACCTTCGAGACTGCCGACGAACGCTACGCGTGGTTGAGCGGCTTGGTGACACTCGGTTACAACATCCTGTCGCCCAACCACATTGACTACCGCATCTACCGAGTGCTGTGA
- a CDS encoding DoxX family protein yields MTTVVLASEMLAGGMCGILRIPFAREMVHHLGYPSYFDVLLGVWYALGGLALLSPGLPRLKEWAYAGATIVYTGAVVSHLAVDDPLHTLVGPLLFLVLTLTSWASRPPSRRLPSLAQTALDSPRVVNR; encoded by the coding sequence GTGACGACTGTCGTGCTGGCATCGGAGATGCTGGCTGGGGGCATGTGCGGGATCCTGCGGATCCCGTTTGCCCGCGAGATGGTGCACCATCTCGGTTATCCCAGCTACTTCGATGTCCTGCTGGGTGTTTGGTACGCGTTGGGGGGTTTGGCTCTGCTCTCCCCCGGACTTCCGCGGCTCAAGGAGTGGGCTTACGCCGGCGCGACCATCGTCTACACCGGCGCGGTCGTGTCACACCTGGCGGTCGACGACCCGCTACACACGTTGGTGGGACCGCTATTGTTCCTCGTCCTCACCCTCACCTCCTGGGCTTCGAGGCCGCCGTCGCGGCGGCTGCCTTCGCTCGCGCAGACCGCGCTGGACTCCCCCCGAGTCGTGAACCGTTGA
- a CDS encoding TetR/AcrR family transcriptional regulator — MARAPDLERRQQLLDAVVKEYAEGGIGDRSLRHVATAVGVSHRMLLHHFGSRNQLLLAIVDEVERRQQALFRELPAEPAAAVRAMWADLRRPELRPFERLFFECYARGLQGEQPFARMLPGAVETWLAEAGTADPARARLGLAVMRGLLLDLLATDDHAGVDAAAHAFAELVRAGG; from the coding sequence ATGGCCCGAGCGCCTGACCTCGAGCGGCGCCAGCAGTTACTCGACGCGGTGGTCAAGGAATACGCCGAAGGCGGCATCGGCGACCGGTCCCTGCGTCACGTGGCGACCGCGGTGGGCGTCAGCCACCGCATGCTCCTGCATCACTTCGGGTCCCGGAACCAGCTTCTGCTGGCGATCGTCGATGAGGTCGAGCGTCGGCAGCAAGCCTTGTTTCGCGAACTTCCAGCCGAGCCCGCCGCGGCGGTCAGAGCCATGTGGGCTGATCTCCGCCGTCCCGAATTGCGCCCGTTCGAGCGCCTGTTCTTCGAGTGCTATGCCCGCGGTCTCCAAGGCGAGCAGCCGTTCGCGCGGATGCTGCCAGGAGCCGTAGAGACATGGCTCGCTGAGGCGGGAACGGCTGACCCCGCGCGGGCTCGCCTTGGCCTGGCAGTCATGCGTGGTCTGCTTCTCGACCTTCTCGCCACCGACGACCACGCCGGCGTAGACGCCGCGGCGCACGCGTTCGCCGAGCTGGTCCGGGCAGGGGGATGA
- a CDS encoding TetR/AcrR family transcriptional regulator, whose amino-acid sequence MRRTQEERTGATTAAIVDAARQLFARDGYESTSLEAVAAATGVSKGAVYHHFDGKRQLFAAVFAREVERMAGPVTEAYARKRDPWDAFKAGCRAFLDECLDPDVQRIVVLDAFAAIGWEESRRLEAPLLEMMEVGIARAAEAGRIASRPSGPLAHFLFGALCETAMTVARSDDVKVAHRHAITEINRILTGLEKT is encoded by the coding sequence ATGAGACGCACACAGGAAGAGCGCACCGGTGCGACCACGGCAGCGATCGTTGACGCGGCGAGACAGTTGTTTGCCCGCGACGGTTACGAGTCGACGTCTTTGGAGGCCGTCGCCGCGGCGACCGGGGTCAGCAAGGGCGCTGTGTATCACCACTTCGACGGGAAACGACAGTTGTTCGCCGCCGTCTTCGCGCGGGAGGTCGAGCGAATGGCCGGTCCCGTCACCGAGGCGTATGCGCGCAAACGGGATCCGTGGGATGCGTTCAAGGCCGGATGTCGCGCCTTCCTCGACGAGTGCCTCGATCCGGATGTGCAACGCATCGTGGTGCTCGACGCATTCGCCGCGATCGGGTGGGAGGAGTCCCGCCGCCTGGAAGCTCCGCTGCTCGAAATGATGGAAGTGGGCATCGCGCGCGCTGCCGAAGCCGGTCGAATCGCTTCTCGTCCGTCGGGGCCGCTTGCGCACTTCCTGTTCGGTGCCCTGTGTGAAACGGCCATGACGGTGGCCAGGTCAGATGACGTCAAAGTGGCGCATCGCCACGCAATCACCGAAATCAACCGCATCCTCACCGGTTTGGAGAAGACGTGA
- a CDS encoding maleylpyruvate isomerase family mycothiol-dependent enzyme, which produces MTPALASLLEDVAGELQACAEIFEELTTTHFGLPTPCRGWTVADLAIHVATGAFRDAEAFHRARLAISSPPGEVTLDSTDYATAVRLAAEHLRAALALGPPRWPAVPTPFGTMPVAVALQSLVVEFGVHRNDLEVAAGRPDTAFSAATLSALFGFGDHYLLRQAAPVDSPAFALALDAPAALMGVTWTGTAWIPGRNADRLCRVSGSDDDIARLMLRRLDIDDPRLDVHDPFGLAALFSAAIRPL; this is translated from the coding sequence GTGACCCCAGCGTTGGCGTCCTTGCTCGAGGATGTGGCCGGTGAGTTGCAGGCGTGCGCCGAGATCTTCGAGGAGTTGACCACAACACACTTCGGACTGCCGACCCCGTGCCGTGGGTGGACGGTCGCCGATCTTGCCATCCATGTGGCCACCGGTGCGTTTCGGGACGCCGAAGCGTTCCATCGGGCGCGGTTGGCCATCTCCTCACCGCCCGGGGAGGTGACGCTCGACAGCACCGACTATGCGACAGCGGTACGGCTGGCGGCCGAGCACCTGCGTGCGGCGCTCGCCCTGGGTCCACCCCGGTGGCCGGCCGTTCCCACCCCCTTCGGGACTATGCCTGTCGCCGTGGCGCTGCAAAGCTTGGTCGTCGAATTCGGGGTTCACCGCAACGATCTCGAGGTTGCGGCCGGACGGCCCGACACAGCGTTCAGCGCGGCGACTCTTTCGGCGCTGTTCGGCTTCGGCGATCACTACCTACTGCGGCAGGCGGCTCCGGTTGATTCTCCCGCGTTCGCGCTCGCACTCGACGCTCCGGCCGCGTTGATGGGCGTGACGTGGACGGGAACGGCGTGGATACCGGGCAGAAATGCCGATCGGTTATGCCGTGTCTCGGGTAGCGACGACGACATTGCGCGACTGATGCTGCGCCGACTCGACATCGACGACCCACGTCTCGACGTGCACGATCCATTCGGGCTGGCCGCGCTGTTCTCCGCGGCCATCCGACCGCTGTGA
- the hisN gene encoding histidinol-phosphatase, producing the protein MSPTNDLRFALALADRADVLTRARFGALDLRVDTKPDLTPVTDADRAVESQLREAIARDRPGDSVLGEEFGGTTTFTGRQWILDPIDGTKNFVRGVPVWASLIALLDDGVPIVGVVSAPALQRRWWAAVGQGAFASVAGAQSRPITVSSVRQLDSASLSFSSLSGWAQLGLRERFIELTDAVWRVRGYGDFFSYCLLAEGAVDIAAEPEVSVWDLAAIDILVREAGGQLSGLDGTHGPHGGSAVATNGYLHEQVMSRLRADVK; encoded by the coding sequence ATGAGCCCAACCAACGATCTGCGTTTCGCGCTGGCGTTGGCCGACCGCGCCGATGTGCTGACCCGCGCTCGCTTCGGTGCGCTGGATCTGCGCGTCGACACCAAACCGGATCTGACGCCGGTGACAGATGCCGACCGGGCGGTCGAATCACAGTTGCGTGAGGCGATTGCCCGCGACCGGCCCGGCGACAGCGTTCTCGGCGAGGAATTCGGCGGCACCACCACCTTCACCGGACGCCAATGGATACTCGATCCGATCGACGGCACAAAGAATTTCGTGCGCGGAGTGCCGGTGTGGGCCAGCCTGATCGCACTGCTCGACGACGGCGTTCCCATCGTCGGAGTAGTGAGCGCGCCGGCCCTGCAGCGGCGCTGGTGGGCCGCGGTGGGGCAGGGCGCATTCGCTTCGGTCGCCGGCGCACAATCCCGGCCGATCACCGTTTCGTCTGTGAGGCAACTGGATTCGGCGAGCTTGTCGTTTTCCAGCCTTTCCGGATGGGCGCAGTTGGGCCTGCGGGAACGCTTCATCGAACTCACCGACGCGGTGTGGCGGGTGCGCGGTTACGGCGACTTCTTCTCCTACTGCCTACTCGCCGAAGGTGCGGTGGACATCGCCGCCGAACCAGAGGTGTCGGTATGGGATCTAGCGGCCATCGACATCCTCGTGCGCGAGGCCGGCGGGCAATTGAGCGGTCTTGACGGCACCCACGGCCCGCACGGCGGAAGCGCCGTCGCAACCAACGGCTACCTGCACGAACAGGTGATGAGCCGACTGCGCGCCGATGTGAAGTAA
- a CDS encoding SRPBCC family protein yields MISESEITINAPAAVVWDVFSDVEHWPEWTASVTRLVGLNGPDLAVGKRFEIKQPRMPKLVWEVVELAPGASWTWTQRAPGGLTGARHDVIAASPQRTLVRQRLDQGGPIGAMVGLLMRGMTRRYLELEAAGLKARSEQRHGDGPSA; encoded by the coding sequence ATGATCAGCGAGTCGGAGATCACGATCAACGCACCTGCCGCCGTCGTCTGGGATGTGTTCAGCGACGTAGAGCACTGGCCGGAATGGACGGCGTCCGTCACCCGGCTGGTGGGTCTCAACGGGCCGGACCTGGCCGTGGGCAAGCGGTTCGAGATCAAGCAGCCGCGCATGCCGAAGCTGGTGTGGGAGGTCGTCGAGTTGGCGCCGGGAGCCTCGTGGACCTGGACGCAGCGTGCGCCCGGCGGTTTGACCGGGGCCCGGCATGACGTCATCGCAGCGTCGCCGCAGCGGACCCTGGTGCGACAGCGGCTCGATCAAGGTGGGCCGATCGGTGCCATGGTGGGCTTGCTGATGCGTGGGATGACAAGGCGCTACCTCGAATTGGAGGCAGCGGGCCTCAAAGCGCGCAGTGAACAGCGACACGGTGATGGCCCGAGCGCCTGA
- a CDS encoding pyridoxamine 5'-phosphate oxidase family protein codes for MTDAPVTVLTEDASWNLLSSVALGRLVTSFAGEPEIFPVNYVVQGRTVLFRTAEGTKLFSAVANRAVVFEADDHNVEEGWSVIVRGRAQLLKNDADIQQAERAQLLPWTATHKPHYVRISPSEITGRAFKFGPEPDGDLPGHSP; via the coding sequence ATGACCGACGCGCCCGTCACCGTCCTCACCGAGGACGCGAGCTGGAACCTGCTGAGCAGCGTCGCACTCGGGCGCCTGGTTACCAGCTTCGCCGGTGAGCCGGAGATCTTCCCGGTCAACTATGTCGTGCAAGGCCGGACCGTGTTATTCCGCACTGCCGAAGGCACGAAACTGTTCTCAGCAGTGGCGAATCGAGCAGTGGTCTTCGAAGCCGACGACCACAATGTCGAAGAAGGCTGGAGCGTCATCGTTCGAGGGCGCGCCCAACTCCTCAAGAACGACGCGGACATTCAGCAAGCCGAACGGGCGCAGTTGTTGCCCTGGACGGCAACTCACAAACCCCACTACGTGCGAATCAGCCCGTCGGAAATCACCGGCCGCGCATTCAAGTTCGGCCCCGAACCCGACGGCGACCTACCGGGTCACAGTCCCTGA
- the budA gene encoding acetolactate decarboxylase: protein MPAFDHNELTGLRRWAHAILDQHHGREIFQTSTMGALLNGVYEGDLTIRELLRHGNFGLGTFNRLDGEMLVLDGDCYQLRSDGSATKADLSERTPFAAVTWFKPDRTIEVSTPCDRAALKSLIDQTLESTNLMVAVRTTGLFGSLRTRTVTEQHPPYRPFTEATQDQQEVTFTDVHGTLAGFRMPEYEQGISVAGYHSHFIDDERRHGGHALDYQLVHGTVEVAVRSELHLSLQRTQGFLSAELEHDDLDDQIRRTEGG from the coding sequence TTGCCGGCCTTTGACCACAATGAGCTGACCGGCCTGCGTCGTTGGGCTCACGCGATCCTCGACCAGCACCACGGACGCGAGATCTTCCAGACCTCCACCATGGGCGCGCTACTCAACGGAGTGTACGAGGGAGATCTCACCATCCGAGAGTTGTTGCGCCACGGCAACTTCGGCCTCGGCACGTTCAACCGCCTGGACGGCGAAATGCTGGTGCTTGACGGAGATTGCTATCAGCTGCGCAGCGACGGCAGCGCCACCAAGGCCGATCTGTCCGAACGCACCCCATTCGCCGCGGTCACCTGGTTCAAGCCGGACCGGACGATCGAGGTGTCTACGCCGTGTGATCGTGCCGCGCTCAAATCGTTGATCGACCAAACCTTGGAAAGCACGAACCTGATGGTTGCCGTCAGGACTACCGGCCTGTTCGGTTCGCTTCGAACGCGGACGGTCACCGAACAGCACCCGCCATATCGGCCATTCACCGAAGCGACGCAAGACCAACAAGAGGTGACGTTCACCGATGTGCACGGCACCCTGGCCGGTTTCCGGATGCCCGAATACGAACAGGGCATCTCGGTGGCCGGTTACCACTCGCACTTCATCGACGACGAACGCCGTCATGGCGGGCACGCGCTGGACTACCAGCTGGTGCATGGGACCGTGGAAGTCGCCGTGCGCTCGGAGTTACATCTGAGCTTGCAGCGCACTCAGGGGTTTCTGAGCGCTGAATTGGAGCACGACGATCTGGACGATCAGATCCGGCGGACCGAGGGGGGTTGA